The genomic interval GCGTGGTGTGCACCAGCACGCGCTGCACGGAGATGCAGCTCTGCCCCGACTGGAAGAAGGCCCCGAGCGCCACGCGGTCCGCGACCACCTCCAGCGGCGCGCCGGGCTCCTTGTCCACGACACACGCCGCGTTGCCGCCCAGCTCCAGCACCACCTTCTTGCGCCCCGCGCGGGCCTTGAGCTCCCAACCCACCTTCTCCGAGCCGGTGAAGGACAGGAGCTTGAGCCGCTCGTCCTCGATGAGCGGGCCGATGTCCGCGAGCCTCGGCGTGACGACGGAGAACGCGCCCTCGGGCAGGTTCGTCTCCGCGAGCACCTCCGCGAGCACCATCGCGCTCACGGGCGTGCGGTCCGACGGCTTGAGGATGAAGGGGCAGCCCGCGGCGATGGCGGGGGCCACCTTGTGGGCCACCAGGTTGAGCGGGAAGTTGAACGGAGTGATGAGGGACACGGGCCCCACCGGCACGCGTCGGGTGAAGCCCCGGTAGCCCTCGGCGCGGGGGGAGACCTCCAGGTTGAGCACCTCGCCTCCGCCGCGCACGGCCTCCTCGGCGGCGGCCTTGAAGGTCTCGATGAGGCGGGTGACTTCGCCACGTGCGTCGCGCAGCGGCTTGCCCGCCTCGATGCAGAGAATCCGGGCGAGCTCCTCCGCCCGCTCCCGGAAGCGGCGCACGCAGTGCTCCAGCACCGCCTGGCGGGCATGGGGCGGCAGCTTGCGCATGGGCTCGGTGGCGCGCACGGCGGCGGCGATGGCCTCCTCCACGTCCGCCGCGCTCGACAGCGCGACACGCGTCACCACCTCACCGGAGAACTTGTCGACGACGGGCAGGTCCCCGTTGGGACGCCGGGGCCGGTTGGCCAGGTAGAACGGATAGCTATCAGCCAACATGGTGGGCCTCCTCTTCCTTCTCTCCCACGCCCAGCGCGCGGGTGTTGTCCGAGTAGTCAATGGGCAGGTCGATGACGTGCACGCCGCCCGACTCGAGGCAGCGCGCGAGCGTGGCGCCGAACTCCGACGCGCTGGTGGGACGGTGCCCCTTGGCGCCGTAGGCCTCCGCGTAGCGGACGAAGTCGGGGTTGCCCAGCGTCATGCCGAAGTCCGGCAGGCCCATCTCGCCCTGCTTCCAGCGAATCATCCCGTAGCCGTCGTCGCGCACGACGATGACCGTCAGGTCCAACCCCAGGCGCACCGCCGTCTCCAGCTCCTGCGAGTTCATCATGAACCCACCGTCGCCACAGACCGCCACCACCTTGCGGCGCGGGTGCACGAGCTTGGCGGCAATGGCGGACGGCAGCCCCGCGCCCATCGTCGCGAGCGCGTTGTCGAGCAGCAGCGTGTTGGGCTTGCGCGTCCGGTAGTAGCGGGCGAACCACAGCTTGTACATGCCGTTGTCCAGGCAGACGATGCCGTCGTCCGGGAGCGCGCGCCGCACCTCCGCCACCAGCCGCGCGGGGTAGATGGGGAAGCGGTCATCCGCGAAGCCGCGCTGAAGCTGCGCCTCCAGGCCGGCCCTCGCCTTGTCGAACGGCGTGAAGTCCCAGTGGCCGCGCCCCTCCAGGCCTTGGGTGATTCGCCACACCGCGTTCGCGATGTCGCCCGTCACCTCCAGCTTCGGGAAGTAGACCGGGTCCACCTCCGCCGAGGAGAAGTTGAGGTGCACCACCGCGCGCTTGTCGTCGCGCATGACGAAGGGAGGCTTCTCGATGACGTCGTGGCCCACGTTGATGATGCAGTCAGACTCCTCGATGGCGCGGTGGACGAAGTCTCCGTCCGTCAACGCGGCGGTGCCCATCCACAACGGGTGGGACTCGTCCACCACGCCCTTGCCCATCTGCGTGCTGGAGAAGGGAATGCCCACCCGGTCCACGAGGACGCGGAGCATCTCCGAGGTGAGCTTCCGGTTGGCGCCCGCGCCAATCATCAAGAGGGGCCGCTTCGCGGAGGCGATGGTCTCCACGGCCTGCGCGATGGAGCCCTCGTCGGCCACGGGCCTGCGCCACGCGCTGGGCGCCAGGAGCGGCGCCTCGGTGGACTCGCGCGCCACGTCCTCGGGCAGCTCCAGATGGGTGGCCCCGGGGCGCTCCTCCTCCGCGCGACGGAAGGCCTCGCGCACGGCCGAGGGGACGTGCTCCGCCGAAACCAGGGTGCGCGTCAGCTTGGTGAGCGGCCGCATCATCCCGACCACGTCGACAATCTGGAAGTGGCCCTGCTTGCTCACCTTGATGGGCTTCTGCCCGGTGAGCATCACCATGGGCATGGCGCCCAGCTGAGCGTAGGCCGCGGGCGTGACGAGGTTGGTGGCCCCTGGCCCCAGCGTCGCCAGGCTCACGCCCGCGCGCCCCGTCAGCCGGCCCCACGTCGCCGCCATGAAGCCCGCCGCCTGCTCATGACGCGTGACGACCAGGCGCAGGCTGGAGGAACGCATCGACTCCAGCAGGTCCAGGTTCTCTTCTCCGGGGAGCCCGAAGACGTACCGAACACCCTCGGCCTCCAGTGCCTTGACGAACAGGTCCGACGCTTTCATGCGGTCCTTCCTTTGCGAGACGCCGACACCGCATGTTCTACGCGCGGGGGGTCGATTCGCGCATTCGTTTGTTCGCATGATGTCGATAGATGCCATCTATGATGGCCCCATGGAGCTCCGGCACCTGCGCTACTTCACCGCCGTGGCGGACACGCTGCACTTCGGGCGGGCCGCCCGGCGAGTCCACGTGTCCCAGCCCACGCTGTCCCAGCAGATTCGCCAGCTGGAGGAGGAGCTCGGCACGCCCCTGTTCGAGCGCGCGCGCACGGGC from Myxococcus stipitatus carries:
- a CDS encoding aldehyde dehydrogenase family protein encodes the protein MLADSYPFYLANRPRRPNGDLPVVDKFSGEVVTRVALSSAADVEEAIAAAVRATEPMRKLPPHARQAVLEHCVRRFRERAEELARILCIEAGKPLRDARGEVTRLIETFKAAAEEAVRGGGEVLNLEVSPRAEGYRGFTRRVPVGPVSLITPFNFPLNLVAHKVAPAIAAGCPFILKPSDRTPVSAMVLAEVLAETNLPEGAFSVVTPRLADIGPLIEDERLKLLSFTGSEKVGWELKARAGRKKVVLELGGNAACVVDKEPGAPLEVVADRVALGAFFQSGQSCISVQRVLVHTTHYEALKEKLVARAKALRAGNPRDEATTLGPMIDEPAARRLEGWIQSAVARGARVLTGGGRQGALLEATVLEGVPANEPLHTEEAFGPVVLLESFESFPEALRRVNAGRFGLQAGLFTNDLSRAMRAWDELEVGGVVVGDVPSFRVDTMPYGGVKSSGLGREGVKYAIEDMTEVRLLVLRQSPVRDD
- a CDS encoding acetolactate synthase large subunit, giving the protein MKASDLFVKALEAEGVRYVFGLPGEENLDLLESMRSSSLRLVVTRHEQAAGFMAATWGRLTGRAGVSLATLGPGATNLVTPAAYAQLGAMPMVMLTGQKPIKVSKQGHFQIVDVVGMMRPLTKLTRTLVSAEHVPSAVREAFRRAEEERPGATHLELPEDVARESTEAPLLAPSAWRRPVADEGSIAQAVETIASAKRPLLMIGAGANRKLTSEMLRVLVDRVGIPFSSTQMGKGVVDESHPLWMGTAALTDGDFVHRAIEESDCIINVGHDVIEKPPFVMRDDKRAVVHLNFSSAEVDPVYFPKLEVTGDIANAVWRITQGLEGRGHWDFTPFDKARAGLEAQLQRGFADDRFPIYPARLVAEVRRALPDDGIVCLDNGMYKLWFARYYRTRKPNTLLLDNALATMGAGLPSAIAAKLVHPRRKVVAVCGDGGFMMNSQELETAVRLGLDLTVIVVRDDGYGMIRWKQGEMGLPDFGMTLGNPDFVRYAEAYGAKGHRPTSASEFGATLARCLESGGVHVIDLPIDYSDNTRALGVGEKEEEAHHVG